A single region of the Streptomyces diastaticus subsp. diastaticus genome encodes:
- a CDS encoding acyl-CoA carboxylase subunit beta, whose protein sequence is MTVLPTALDPASAEYAAHREALLGKLDALAAEHAKALAGGGEKYVERHRKRGKLLARERVELLLDEDTPFLELSPLAAWGSDYAVGASLITGIGTVSGVECLITANDPTVRGGASNPWTLRKAARANEIAFANRLPCISLVESGGADLPSQKEIFIPGGALFRDLTRLSAAGVPTVAVVFGNSTAGGAYIPGMSDHVIMVKERSKVFLGGPPLVRMATGEESDDESLGGAEMHARVSGLADHLAEDEPEALLRARRVVARLNWRKAHPDPAPAREPRYDPEELLGIVPEDLRTPFDPHEVIARIVDGSDFDAFKPLYGPSLVTGWATLHGYPVGVLANARGVLFSEESQKAAQFIQLANQRDVPLVFLHNTTGYMVGKEYEQGGIIKHGAMMINAVSNSRVPHLSVLMGASYGAGHYGMCGRAYEPRFLFAWPSAKSAVMGPQQLAGVLSIVARQSAAAKGRPYDDEADAALRAMVEQQIEAESLPAFLSGRLYDDGVIDPRDTRTVLGLCLSAVHTAPVEGARGGFGVFRM, encoded by the coding sequence GTGACCGTCCTGCCCACCGCGCTGGACCCCGCCTCCGCCGAGTACGCGGCCCACCGCGAAGCCCTGCTCGGCAAGCTCGACGCGCTGGCGGCCGAGCACGCCAAGGCCCTCGCGGGCGGCGGCGAGAAGTACGTCGAACGCCACCGGAAGCGCGGCAAACTCCTCGCCCGCGAACGCGTCGAACTCCTGCTGGACGAGGACACCCCGTTCCTGGAGCTGTCGCCGCTCGCCGCCTGGGGCAGCGACTACGCGGTGGGCGCCTCGCTGATCACCGGCATCGGCACGGTCAGCGGCGTCGAATGCCTCATCACCGCCAACGACCCGACCGTGCGCGGCGGAGCCTCCAACCCGTGGACGCTGAGGAAGGCCGCGCGCGCCAACGAGATCGCCTTCGCCAACCGGCTGCCCTGCATCAGCCTCGTCGAGTCCGGCGGCGCCGACCTGCCCTCGCAGAAGGAGATCTTCATCCCCGGCGGGGCCCTCTTCCGCGACCTGACCCGACTCTCCGCCGCCGGCGTCCCCACCGTCGCCGTGGTCTTCGGCAACTCGACGGCCGGAGGCGCGTACATCCCCGGCATGTCCGACCACGTGATCATGGTCAAGGAGCGTTCCAAGGTGTTCCTCGGCGGGCCGCCGCTGGTCAGGATGGCCACCGGCGAGGAGAGCGACGACGAATCGCTGGGCGGCGCCGAGATGCACGCCCGCGTCTCCGGCCTCGCCGACCACCTCGCCGAGGACGAACCCGAGGCGCTGCTCCGCGCCCGCCGCGTCGTCGCCCGCCTCAACTGGCGCAAGGCGCACCCCGACCCGGCACCGGCCCGGGAACCGAGGTACGACCCGGAGGAACTCCTCGGCATCGTGCCCGAGGACCTGAGGACGCCGTTCGACCCGCACGAGGTCATCGCCCGCATCGTCGACGGCTCGGACTTCGACGCGTTCAAGCCGCTGTACGGACCGAGCCTCGTCACCGGCTGGGCCACGCTGCACGGCTATCCGGTCGGCGTCCTCGCCAACGCGCGGGGCGTGCTGTTCAGCGAGGAGTCGCAGAAGGCCGCCCAGTTCATCCAGCTCGCCAACCAGCGCGACGTCCCGCTGGTCTTCCTGCACAACACCACCGGCTACATGGTCGGCAAGGAGTACGAGCAGGGCGGCATCATCAAACACGGCGCCATGATGATCAACGCCGTCTCCAACTCACGCGTCCCGCACCTCTCGGTCCTCATGGGCGCCTCCTACGGCGCCGGGCACTACGGCATGTGCGGCCGCGCCTACGAGCCCCGCTTCCTCTTCGCCTGGCCCAGCGCCAAGTCCGCCGTCATGGGCCCGCAGCAGCTCGCCGGAGTCCTCTCCATCGTCGCCCGCCAGTCCGCCGCCGCCAAGGGGCGCCCCTACGACGACGAGGCGGACGCCGCGCTGCGCGCCATGGTCGAGCAGCAGATCGAGGCCGAGTCCCTGCCGGCGTTCCTCTCCGGGCGGCTCTACGACGACGGCGTCATCGACCCCCGCGACACCCGCACCGTCCTCGGCCTGTGCCTGTCCGCCGTCCACACCGCCCCCGTCGAGGGCGCCCGTGGCGGCTTCGGCGTCTTCCGGATGTGA
- a CDS encoding acyclic terpene utilization AtuA family protein: protein MLTGGPLDVLTGDYLAELTLLILGRDRLADPGRGYARTHLRQLEQCLGLAHERGVRIVTNAGGLNPAGLAERIRQLAGRLGLPTRVAHVEGDDLSHRPGGWGEGVLTANAYLGGFGIAACLQADADVVVTGRVTDAALVSGPAAAHFGWTPDDHDQLAGAVVAGHLLECGTQATGGNYAFFTDHDPALLRRPGFPLAEIHADGSSVLTKHPGTGGTVTVGTATAQLLYETTGPRYAGPDVTARLDTVRLRQEGPDRVRVEGVRGEAPPPTLKAGLTRLGGWRNEVVFVLTGLDIEAKADLVQAQMGDALAAAGPREVRWELARTDHADAATEETASALLRLVVRDPEPEKAGRAVSGAAVELALAGYPGFHLTAPPGKGSPYGVFEAVPVERDQVSHTAVLPDGTRLTVTDPARTRALAPAREPAPPAPLPPGATRRLPLGTVAGARSGDKGGSANIGVWVRDQRAYRWLVHTLTVERLRELLPETAGLPLTRYALPALNAVNFHIEGLLGEGAAAQDRFDPQAKGLGEWLRARHVDLPETLLAPRAPTTEVPQ from the coding sequence ATGCTCACCGGCGGCCCCCTCGACGTGCTGACCGGCGACTACCTCGCCGAACTCACCCTGCTCATCCTCGGCCGCGACCGCCTCGCCGACCCGGGGCGCGGTTACGCCCGTACCCACCTGCGCCAACTGGAGCAGTGCCTCGGCCTCGCCCACGAGCGCGGCGTGCGGATCGTCACCAACGCGGGCGGGCTGAACCCGGCCGGACTGGCCGAGCGCATACGTCAGCTGGCGGGGAGGCTGGGCCTGCCCACGCGCGTCGCGCACGTCGAGGGGGACGATCTGTCGCACCGGCCCGGCGGCTGGGGCGAGGGTGTGCTCACCGCCAACGCCTACCTCGGGGGGTTCGGCATCGCCGCCTGCCTGCAGGCGGACGCCGACGTGGTCGTCACCGGCCGCGTCACCGACGCCGCCCTCGTCTCCGGGCCCGCCGCCGCCCACTTCGGGTGGACGCCGGACGACCACGACCAGCTCGCCGGGGCCGTCGTCGCCGGGCACCTGCTGGAGTGCGGCACCCAGGCCACCGGCGGCAACTACGCCTTCTTCACCGACCACGACCCGGCCCTCCTGCGCCGCCCCGGCTTCCCGCTCGCCGAGATCCACGCCGACGGCAGCAGCGTCCTCACCAAACACCCCGGCACCGGCGGCACCGTCACCGTCGGCACCGCCACCGCCCAGCTCCTCTACGAGACGACCGGCCCCCGGTACGCGGGCCCCGACGTCACCGCCCGCCTCGACACCGTCCGGCTCCGCCAGGAGGGCCCCGACCGGGTCCGCGTCGAGGGCGTACGCGGCGAGGCCCCGCCGCCCACCCTCAAGGCGGGCCTGACCCGGCTCGGCGGGTGGCGCAACGAGGTCGTCTTCGTGCTGACCGGGCTCGACATCGAGGCCAAGGCGGACCTCGTCCAGGCGCAGATGGGCGACGCGCTCGCGGCCGCCGGGCCGAGGGAGGTCCGCTGGGAACTGGCCCGCACCGACCACGCGGACGCCGCCACCGAGGAGACCGCCAGCGCGCTGCTCCGCCTGGTCGTCCGCGACCCCGAGCCGGAGAAGGCGGGGCGGGCCGTCAGCGGTGCCGCCGTCGAACTGGCCCTCGCCGGGTATCCGGGGTTCCACCTGACCGCGCCGCCCGGCAAGGGGTCCCCGTACGGCGTCTTCGAGGCCGTCCCCGTCGAGCGCGACCAGGTCAGCCACACCGCCGTGCTGCCCGACGGCACCCGCCTGACCGTCACCGACCCCGCCCGCACCCGCGCCCTCGCCCCGGCCCGGGAGCCGGCGCCGCCCGCGCCGCTGCCCCCGGGAGCGACCCGCCGGCTGCCCCTCGGCACCGTCGCCGGGGCCCGCAGCGGCGACAAGGGCGGCAGCGCCAACATCGGCGTGTGGGTCCGCGACCAGCGGGCGTACCGCTGGCTGGTGCACACACTCACCGTCGAGCGGCTGCGCGAACTCCTGCCGGAGACCGCCGGTCTGCCCCTCACGCGGTACGCGCTGCCCGCGCTGAACGCCGTCAACTTCCACATCGAGGGGCTGCTCGGGGAGGGCGCCGCCGCGCAGGACCGCTTCGACCCGCAGGCCAAGGGGCTCGGCGAGTGGCTGCGCGCCCGCCACGTCGACCTCCCCGAAACGCTCCTGGCCCCGCGGGCCCCGACCACGGAGGTACCGCAGTGA
- a CDS encoding TIGR03084 family metal-binding protein, with product MSDPLPVLDDLVAESDELDALVAGLSDAEWKVATPAEGWTVAHQVAHLAWTDRVALTAVTDPEAFAAHVAEASARPFTFVDEAAEARAALPPAESLTGWRAGRAALDAALRAAEPGTRVPWYGPPMSVPSMATARLMETWAHGQDVADALGVRRAPTGRLRHIARLGWRTRDFAYAMNGLTPPEAPFRIELTPPQGEGRWTYGPEDAPQRVTGPALDFCLLVTRRAHRDDLAVRAEGPDAERWLGLAQAFAGPPGTPRPPRGETA from the coding sequence GTGTCCGATCCCTTGCCCGTACTGGACGACCTGGTCGCCGAGAGTGACGAACTCGACGCGTTGGTGGCCGGGTTGAGTGACGCCGAGTGGAAGGTGGCGACGCCCGCCGAAGGGTGGACCGTCGCGCACCAGGTAGCCCATCTCGCCTGGACCGACCGGGTGGCGCTGACCGCCGTCACCGATCCGGAGGCCTTCGCCGCGCATGTGGCCGAGGCGAGCGCACGGCCGTTCACCTTCGTCGACGAGGCGGCCGAGGCCCGGGCCGCCCTGCCGCCCGCCGAGTCGCTCACCGGGTGGCGCGCCGGCCGGGCCGCGCTCGACGCGGCCCTGCGGGCGGCGGAGCCGGGGACGCGGGTGCCCTGGTACGGGCCGCCGATGAGCGTGCCGTCGATGGCCACCGCCCGGCTGATGGAGACCTGGGCGCACGGGCAGGACGTGGCCGACGCCCTCGGCGTGCGGCGTGCGCCCACCGGCCGGCTCCGGCACATCGCCCGGCTGGGCTGGCGCACCCGGGACTTCGCCTACGCGATGAACGGGCTGACGCCGCCCGAGGCGCCGTTCCGGATCGAGCTGACGCCTCCGCAAGGGGAGGGCCGCTGGACGTACGGTCCGGAGGACGCGCCCCAGCGGGTGACCGGTCCGGCGCTCGACTTCTGCCTGCTCGTCACGCGCCGCGCGCACCGCGACGACCTCGCCGTGCGCGCCGAGGGGCCGGACGCGGAGCGCTGGCTGGGCCTCGCCCAGGCGTTCGCCGGGCCACCCGGCACGCCCCGGCCGCCGCGCGGGGAGACGGCGTGA